The following proteins are encoded in a genomic region of Actinomycetes bacterium:
- a CDS encoding lipopolysaccharide biosynthesis protein has translation MHRCDTTESGRPTLAADGGGSAEGLAGRVGRAAVWSGASTLFLRFSNIAVMAVVARIVAPRDFGVFAVALTVQAIVSSMGVLGVSSALPRGDLNPDEIAPTVATISLLSAGVLASAMAVFADQLATALGSPEAAGAIRVMSITVFLVGVFAVPGALLTRDFKQRSIFAATVIGFIPSSIVLVLMAADGNGALAFAWSRVVGQLLMGLTMTVLVSRRYAPGVSRAWIRPLLAFGLPLTGANLLNYVLLNADYVFISRLLGPTELGIYMLAFNVASWSTALLGSVINNVAMPAFSRLRGSPRLLGESLVKSTRGVALVAFPIAALSLVLSYALIDTVYGGKWVSAAPTLSILALYGALFVLCLLFANVLTGLGHTRLLFVTQLVWVLCLVPAMAVGIRLGGIEGAAMAHIAVITVVVFPVYLLAVRRSTQLETTALLRALLPPLAAAVLAAAVASACARTVAVAPAQLLLGGAVGASSYLVLVAPAVAPFVAGHGRSPGVISQVVNAYCWVARWPQVLGLGGRSRPAAPLADDARV, from the coding sequence GTGCACCGCTGTGACACCACGGAATCCGGGCGGCCCACTTTGGCTGCTGACGGCGGCGGATCCGCCGAAGGCCTTGCCGGCCGGGTCGGGCGCGCGGCGGTCTGGAGCGGGGCGAGCACCCTCTTCTTGAGGTTCTCGAACATCGCCGTGATGGCGGTGGTCGCGCGAATCGTTGCGCCACGAGACTTCGGTGTTTTCGCTGTCGCTCTCACCGTGCAGGCCATCGTGTCGAGCATGGGCGTGTTGGGTGTCTCGTCCGCGCTTCCACGCGGGGACTTGAACCCCGACGAGATCGCGCCAACCGTCGCAACGATCTCGCTGTTGAGCGCAGGGGTCCTGGCGTCGGCAATGGCTGTCTTCGCCGATCAGCTGGCCACCGCCCTTGGCTCCCCCGAGGCGGCGGGGGCCATCCGGGTGATGTCCATCACGGTCTTCCTCGTCGGTGTCTTCGCTGTACCAGGGGCTTTGTTGACGCGGGACTTCAAGCAGCGGAGCATCTTCGCTGCGACCGTGATCGGCTTCATCCCGTCGAGCATTGTCCTGGTATTGATGGCGGCGGATGGCAACGGAGCGCTCGCGTTCGCCTGGTCCCGGGTGGTCGGCCAGCTCCTGATGGGTCTGACCATGACCGTGCTGGTCTCGCGGCGCTACGCTCCAGGCGTCTCCCGGGCCTGGATCCGGCCCCTTCTCGCATTCGGTCTGCCGCTCACCGGGGCCAACCTGCTCAACTACGTCTTGCTCAATGCCGACTACGTCTTCATCAGCAGACTCCTCGGCCCTACCGAGCTCGGCATCTACATGCTGGCGTTCAACGTCGCGTCCTGGTCGACAGCCTTGCTCGGCTCGGTGATCAACAATGTCGCTATGCCAGCCTTCTCGAGGCTGCGAGGCAGTCCACGGCTCCTGGGCGAGTCGCTCGTCAAGTCGACTCGGGGGGTGGCGCTGGTCGCTTTCCCCATCGCGGCGCTCTCGTTGGTCCTGTCCTACGCGTTGATCGATACCGTGTACGGAGGCAAGTGGGTCTCCGCGGCCCCGACATTGTCGATCCTGGCTCTGTACGGCGCTCTGTTCGTTCTCTGCCTGCTGTTCGCGAACGTGCTGACCGGCCTCGGTCACACGCGACTTCTCTTCGTCACCCAGCTCGTCTGGGTGCTCTGCCTGGTGCCGGCCATGGCCGTCGGGATCCGGTTGGGCGGCATCGAGGGCGCCGCGATGGCACACATCGCGGTGATCACGGTCGTGGTGTTCCCCGTGTACCTGTTGGCGGTCCGTAGGTCAACTCAGCTGGAGACGACCGCGCTGCTCAGGGCGCTGCTGCCTCCTCTCGCCGCCGCGGTGCTGGCTGCGGCCGTCGCGTCGGCCTGCGCTCGTACCGTGGCGGTGGCTCCGGCACAACTGCTGTTAGGAGGTGCCGTCGGCGCAAGCAGCTACCTGGTGCTCGTTGCCCCGGCCGTGGCTCCGTTCGTGGCTGGACACGGTCGAAGCCCGGGAGTCATCAGCCAGGTGGTGAACGCCTACTGCTGGGTCGCACGGTGGCCCCAAGTCCTGGGCCTCGGCGGTCGTAGCCGCCCGGCGGCGCCTCTTGCGGACGACGCTCGTGTCTGA